In the Leifsonia sp. 466MF genome, one interval contains:
- a CDS encoding nucleotide exchange factor GrpE produces the protein METSDARSAEGDAELAAAGRPDEADSPPLKPQDERDARLAELDDRWRRAAADLDNTRKRAARELTVARDAERARAASVFLPVVDGLSDAVSYAKQVSDPLAEGIESIREQAVVALERLGYPRIDAVDVPFDPRIHEVVSVIDSEDLPPRTVVAVTRLGFGAPERLLRPAGVVVTAARE, from the coding sequence ATGGAGACCTCGGATGCGCGCAGCGCAGAGGGCGACGCGGAACTCGCGGCTGCCGGCCGGCCCGACGAGGCGGACAGTCCGCCCCTGAAGCCTCAGGACGAACGGGATGCTCGCCTCGCGGAGCTCGACGATCGGTGGCGCCGCGCGGCCGCGGATCTGGACAACACCCGCAAGCGAGCCGCCCGCGAACTCACCGTGGCCCGCGACGCCGAGCGCGCTCGCGCCGCGTCCGTCTTCCTCCCCGTCGTGGACGGGCTGTCGGATGCGGTCAGTTACGCGAAGCAGGTGAGCGATCCGCTCGCCGAAGGCATCGAGTCGATCCGCGAACAGGCGGTCGTCGCCCTCGAGCGCCTCGGCTACCCGCGCATCGATGCGGTCGACGTGCCGTTCGACCCGCGCATCCACGAGGTCGTGTCGGTCATCGACAGCGAAGACCTCCCGCCGCGGACGGTGGTGGCCGTCACCCGACTCGGATTCGGCGCTCCCGAACGACTGCTGCGGCCCGCCGGCGTGGTCGTCACGGCAGCGCGGGAGTGA
- a CDS encoding glycoside hydrolase family 43 protein: MSANPILPGFHPDPTICRVEGDYFLATSSFEYFPGVPIHHSTDLVHWEQIGNVLDRPSQLVVTRGEQGASRGIYAPTLRHHDGVFWLVTTNLDEIQRGHLIVHTTDPAGPWSDPVYTQGTIGIDPDLAWDDDGACFLTWKDPLADGIAQVRVDPLTGELLSEHRILTTGTGLAHPEGPHLIRRGEWWYLVTAEGGTHTGHVVSVARSRSIEGPFEQHPGPLLTHRSTSDPVQATGHADMFQLADGSWAMVHLGVRQRGSFPRWHVNGRETFLVGIDWIDDWPVVREDRFEVADREASFEDTFDSATLGPRWIAPGIDPHRFAGLDAAGLTLQPGRAPEETEAVHLVGVRATDAEWQASVAARGDLALVVRIDDAHWVGVQRVGGVLAARAVIGPLQQELESAEVSAEVRLAVRTVLPQTHYGERSGPDRIELGYVADGFHPLASIDGRYVSTEVAGGFTGRIIGIEALGANEAVVTSFRYDA; the protein is encoded by the coding sequence ATGAGCGCGAACCCGATCCTCCCCGGGTTCCATCCCGACCCGACGATCTGCCGTGTGGAGGGCGACTATTTTCTCGCCACCTCGAGCTTCGAGTACTTCCCCGGCGTGCCGATCCACCACAGCACAGACCTTGTCCACTGGGAGCAGATCGGCAACGTGCTCGACCGCCCGTCTCAACTTGTCGTCACCCGCGGCGAGCAGGGCGCAAGCCGAGGAATATACGCTCCGACGCTGCGCCATCACGACGGCGTTTTCTGGCTGGTCACCACGAATCTGGACGAGATTCAGCGAGGCCACCTCATCGTGCACACGACGGATCCGGCCGGGCCGTGGAGCGACCCCGTCTATACCCAGGGGACCATCGGAATCGACCCCGACCTCGCGTGGGACGATGACGGCGCATGCTTCCTCACCTGGAAGGACCCGCTGGCCGATGGGATCGCGCAGGTGCGCGTCGACCCACTGACCGGTGAGCTTCTCAGCGAACATCGGATCCTGACAACGGGTACGGGGCTCGCCCACCCGGAGGGCCCCCACCTGATCCGGCGCGGCGAATGGTGGTATCTCGTGACTGCCGAGGGCGGCACCCACACCGGCCACGTGGTGTCGGTCGCGCGGAGCCGTTCGATCGAAGGGCCGTTTGAGCAGCATCCTGGACCGTTGCTGACCCACCGCAGCACGTCGGATCCGGTGCAGGCGACCGGCCACGCTGATATGTTCCAGCTGGCCGACGGGTCCTGGGCGATGGTGCACCTGGGGGTCCGTCAGCGCGGCTCCTTCCCGCGCTGGCATGTCAACGGCCGCGAGACCTTCCTGGTCGGGATCGACTGGATCGATGACTGGCCGGTCGTCCGTGAGGACCGCTTCGAGGTCGCCGACCGTGAGGCGTCGTTCGAGGACACGTTCGACAGTGCGACTTTGGGGCCGCGATGGATCGCGCCGGGAATCGACCCGCACCGGTTTGCTGGTCTCGACGCCGCCGGCCTCACTCTGCAGCCCGGGCGTGCGCCGGAAGAGACCGAGGCCGTCCACCTGGTCGGCGTGCGCGCGACCGATGCTGAATGGCAGGCGTCCGTCGCCGCGCGCGGGGACTTGGCCCTCGTCGTACGAATCGACGACGCGCACTGGGTTGGAGTGCAGCGTGTCGGCGGAGTCCTGGCCGCGCGCGCAGTCATCGGGCCGCTGCAGCAAGAGTTAGAGTCGGCCGAGGTTTCGGCGGAGGTCCGACTCGCCGTGCGCACAGTGCTGCCGCAAACGCACTACGGCGAGCGGAGCGGCCCGGACCGAATCGAGCTCGGCTACGTCGCGGATGGCTTCCACCCCTTGGCTTCGATTGATGGACGCTACGTGTCGACCGAGGTGGCGGGCGGCTTCACCGGCCGGATCATCGGAATCGAGGCCCTCGGGGCGAACGAAGCGGTCGTCACGTCGTTCCGCTACGACGCCTAG
- a CDS encoding beta-galactosidase has protein sequence MRPVFNNSPWFGGDYNPEQWPEAVWDEDVDLMRRAGVTMVTVGVFAWSLLEPEEGRFDFGWLDNVLDLLHENGVKVDLATATAAPPPWLSHEYPESLPVTVDGIRLSPGSRQGYCPSSPAYRRAAARLTRKLAERYGAHPAVVMWHINNEYGCHVSRCYCDQSAAAFRRWLEAKYETIDALNTAWGTAFWSQTYGSFEQILPPRATPAFPNPTQSLDFDRFSSDELLACFLDEKAILRELTPDIPVTTNFMGTFRNLDYWAWAPHVDVVSDDLYPDPADPDAARGSAMARDLMRSLGRGKPWLLMEQSTSAVNMRPANVPKAPGQMRALSYQALARGADGILFFQWRQSAAGSEKFHSAMLPHAGTDTRIWREVEQLGAELATLGSVLGTKTRAQAAVVFDWDSRWAIEQAGLPTTSNYLALAAHWHGALTEAGLTVDLTRGDEDLSGYPIVIVPSLFVMTDAQSAAIDAAVRAGSTVLVTSQTGIVDQDLRVRLGGYLGDLQSTLGVWVEEFWPLGGAWARPGAIPVTPEATVAPTVRVRGDVFGAEAVTGAEWSESVHVRDAAVRAVFEGGNLSGWPALTRRAHGAGAAWYLATRLSRQDAATLVAHLIAESGVEVRTPVVDLEHGFVETVQRGEALFLINHGATAVTVREDGTDLLTGGDALGMTLEPQGVAIIAPRVTLDRPADAVDSVAAAEPERIPR, from the coding sequence ATGCGTCCCGTTTTCAACAACAGCCCCTGGTTCGGCGGCGACTACAACCCCGAGCAGTGGCCGGAGGCGGTGTGGGACGAGGACGTCGACCTGATGCGTCGCGCAGGCGTCACTATGGTCACCGTCGGCGTCTTCGCCTGGTCGCTGCTCGAACCGGAGGAGGGCCGCTTCGACTTCGGCTGGCTCGACAACGTACTGGATCTGCTGCACGAGAACGGCGTGAAGGTGGACCTCGCCACGGCCACCGCCGCACCGCCGCCGTGGCTCTCGCACGAGTACCCCGAGTCGTTACCGGTGACGGTCGACGGCATCCGGCTCTCCCCGGGGTCGCGCCAGGGGTACTGCCCGAGTTCCCCCGCCTACCGGCGCGCCGCAGCGCGGCTGACCCGGAAGCTGGCGGAACGCTACGGCGCGCACCCGGCCGTGGTCATGTGGCACATCAACAACGAGTACGGCTGCCACGTCTCCCGCTGCTACTGCGATCAGTCGGCGGCCGCCTTCCGCCGTTGGCTGGAAGCGAAGTACGAGACCATCGACGCACTCAATACCGCGTGGGGGACGGCCTTCTGGTCGCAGACATACGGGTCGTTCGAGCAGATCCTGCCGCCACGTGCCACGCCCGCCTTCCCGAACCCGACGCAGTCGCTCGACTTCGACCGCTTCAGCTCTGACGAGCTGCTGGCGTGCTTTCTCGACGAGAAGGCGATCCTGCGCGAACTCACGCCGGACATTCCCGTCACCACCAACTTCATGGGCACCTTCCGCAACCTTGATTACTGGGCGTGGGCTCCGCACGTCGACGTCGTCTCGGACGACCTGTATCCGGATCCCGCTGATCCGGACGCGGCCCGCGGCTCTGCGATGGCCCGCGACCTGATGCGTTCGCTCGGCCGAGGCAAGCCGTGGCTTCTCATGGAGCAGTCCACCAGTGCCGTCAACATGCGGCCGGCCAACGTTCCGAAGGCGCCGGGGCAGATGCGCGCGCTCTCGTATCAGGCGCTCGCTCGCGGTGCCGACGGCATCTTGTTCTTCCAGTGGCGGCAGTCTGCGGCCGGCTCCGAGAAGTTCCACTCCGCGATGCTGCCGCATGCGGGAACGGACACGCGCATCTGGCGGGAGGTCGAACAGCTCGGCGCTGAGCTCGCGACGCTCGGGTCGGTGCTGGGCACGAAGACCCGTGCACAAGCGGCCGTGGTCTTCGACTGGGACAGCCGGTGGGCGATCGAACAGGCGGGGCTTCCCACGACCTCGAACTATCTCGCTCTCGCCGCCCACTGGCACGGCGCACTCACCGAGGCCGGCCTGACGGTGGACCTCACCCGCGGCGACGAAGACCTGAGCGGATATCCGATCGTCATCGTTCCCAGCTTGTTCGTGATGACCGATGCCCAGTCCGCCGCCATCGACGCCGCCGTGCGCGCCGGGTCCACCGTGCTCGTCACCAGCCAGACCGGCATCGTCGACCAGGACCTGCGGGTGCGGCTCGGCGGCTACCTTGGTGACCTGCAGTCGACCCTCGGCGTGTGGGTCGAAGAGTTCTGGCCGCTGGGCGGAGCATGGGCGCGGCCCGGCGCCATCCCGGTGACGCCGGAGGCGACAGTCGCCCCCACCGTGCGGGTGCGCGGCGACGTCTTCGGAGCGGAGGCGGTGACCGGGGCCGAGTGGAGCGAGTCCGTCCACGTTCGGGACGCCGCCGTGCGCGCCGTCTTCGAGGGCGGGAACCTGAGTGGCTGGCCGGCGCTCACCCGTCGGGCGCACGGGGCGGGAGCCGCGTGGTACCTGGCGACCCGACTCAGTCGTCAGGATGCGGCGACGCTGGTCGCCCACCTCATCGCGGAAAGCGGCGTCGAGGTGCGCACGCCGGTCGTCGATCTGGAGCACGGGTTCGTGGAGACGGTACAGCGCGGGGAAGCGCTCTTCCTGATCAACCACGGTGCGACCGCGGTGACGGTGAGGGAGGACGGCACCGACCTCTTGACCGGTGGCGACGCCTTGGGGATGACGCTCGAACCGCAGGGGGTGGCGATCATCGCGCCGCGAGTGACGCTCGACCGTCCGGCCGACGCGGTCGACTCTGTTGCCGCGGCTGAGCCAGAGCGGATTCCCCGGTGA
- a CDS encoding PucR family transcriptional regulator → MNASNDPDHLAHLDPDPEVRPGLYDIFRTGSRMFERPSTRETLRLAEASARGIAGCTVPAVFVAPQGHLVRYSGKEDRRLDLLVEARAGVSGVLTPADDDAWRYALFFRGTGKVKGAFVLQATAEPSSAEMFLLLALAEPTGAALAAAELIARERRQARELRRLGKAQVAFNRTMAATIVQLNAQQQIRDAIVSAAGSGKGEAQIVETVSDITQRSTVLQDSFGNELALADITDSSDSSAMFVSAGNLSAGGRSDTGWRSTPIRSRGETLGFMGIYDPENSRSDDDRFAVEYASATIAVELAHRRNLAEVELRLGRDLADDLVAGTRVGDALARAEALHYDLGGFQRVVLVAWETPTPNGVEVSAAVRYALASMHAPALISRRPEATLAVVADGHDLSSLYERVSAALTSVRGTIGIGGRCAAHDLPRSFAEAARAMRIRTESRQPLGLSNHDDLGLLRILDTSNDGARLERYVDEWLGPLITHDRQHHSDLVRTLAVYLDSGGNYDRASSALIIHRSTLRYRLSRIRQVSGRDINDPESRLNLHIAIRARTALRDNLR, encoded by the coding sequence ATGAACGCATCCAACGATCCGGACCACCTCGCACACCTCGATCCCGACCCCGAGGTGCGGCCCGGGTTGTACGACATCTTCAGGACGGGCTCCCGGATGTTCGAGCGTCCGTCCACTCGCGAGACGCTTCGCCTCGCCGAGGCGTCGGCGAGAGGCATCGCCGGGTGCACCGTTCCCGCGGTGTTCGTCGCGCCGCAGGGGCATCTCGTCCGATACTCGGGCAAGGAGGACCGCCGGCTCGACCTGCTCGTGGAGGCGCGAGCAGGAGTCAGCGGCGTTCTCACCCCCGCGGACGATGACGCGTGGCGGTATGCGCTCTTCTTCCGCGGGACAGGGAAGGTGAAGGGAGCCTTCGTGCTCCAGGCGACGGCGGAGCCGTCGAGTGCGGAGATGTTCCTCCTCCTCGCGTTGGCGGAGCCGACCGGAGCCGCGTTGGCGGCGGCGGAGCTGATCGCCCGTGAGCGCCGTCAGGCCCGCGAGCTGCGCCGGCTCGGCAAGGCGCAAGTGGCCTTCAACCGCACGATGGCCGCCACGATCGTCCAGTTGAACGCACAGCAGCAGATCCGCGACGCGATCGTCTCGGCCGCGGGGTCGGGGAAGGGCGAGGCGCAGATCGTCGAGACGGTGAGCGACATCACGCAGCGATCGACCGTCTTGCAGGACTCCTTCGGCAACGAACTGGCGCTCGCCGACATCACCGACTCGTCTGACTCCTCCGCGATGTTCGTGAGCGCCGGAAATCTCTCAGCAGGCGGGCGCTCGGACACCGGCTGGCGATCGACGCCGATCCGCTCGCGCGGGGAGACCCTTGGTTTCATGGGCATCTACGACCCGGAGAACAGCCGGAGCGACGACGACCGATTCGCCGTCGAGTACGCGAGTGCGACCATCGCGGTCGAACTCGCTCATCGCCGGAACCTCGCCGAGGTCGAGCTGCGGCTCGGTCGGGACCTGGCGGACGACCTCGTCGCCGGCACCAGGGTCGGGGACGCCCTCGCGCGAGCCGAAGCGCTCCACTACGACCTCGGCGGCTTCCAGCGGGTGGTGCTTGTCGCCTGGGAGACTCCCACGCCCAACGGGGTCGAGGTCAGCGCCGCGGTCCGCTACGCGCTCGCCTCCATGCACGCGCCCGCCCTGATCTCACGGCGGCCGGAGGCGACGCTCGCGGTAGTCGCAGACGGCCACGACCTCTCGAGTCTCTACGAGAGGGTCTCTGCCGCCCTCACCAGCGTGCGGGGCACGATCGGCATCGGCGGACGGTGCGCCGCCCACGACCTCCCTCGCTCGTTCGCCGAGGCGGCTCGCGCCATGCGCATCCGGACGGAATCCCGGCAGCCGCTCGGCCTCTCCAATCACGATGACCTCGGTCTGCTCCGCATTCTCGACACCTCGAACGACGGGGCCAGGCTGGAGCGCTACGTCGACGAATGGCTCGGACCCCTCATCACGCACGATCGGCAGCATCACTCCGACCTCGTCCGCACCCTCGCCGTCTACCTCGACTCCGGTGGCAACTACGATCGGGCCTCGTCGGCCCTCATCATCCACCGGAGCACGCTCCGCTATCGCCTCAGCCGGATCCGCCAAGTGAGCGGCCGTGATATCAACGACCCCGAATCCCGGCTGAATCTGCACATCGCCATCCGCGCACGGACGGCACTGCGCGACAACCTCCGCTGA
- a CDS encoding hemerythrin domain-containing protein, with amino-acid sequence MTDRETTRLIVWSSELRRVHRRLRDAVRVTQEALSGGGDVEHVGRDLLLYCHGFCAALDGHHRGEDRALFPAIEEAHPDLAPVLRALEQDHSMISHLLTELRAALDHAVSTDDLDRHLGGIAAIMESHFRYEEQQLLTVLEGLELDAAVTDVLGPL; translated from the coding sequence GTGACTGACCGCGAGACGACCAGGCTCATCGTCTGGAGCAGCGAACTACGACGCGTTCACCGGCGCCTCCGCGACGCCGTGCGCGTCACGCAGGAGGCACTCAGCGGTGGCGGCGACGTCGAGCACGTCGGCCGCGACCTGCTCCTGTACTGCCACGGGTTCTGCGCTGCGCTCGACGGCCACCACCGAGGCGAAGACCGGGCCCTCTTCCCGGCGATCGAGGAAGCCCACCCGGATCTGGCTCCCGTGCTTCGCGCGCTCGAACAGGACCACTCGATGATCTCGCATCTCCTGACGGAGCTACGGGCAGCGCTCGACCACGCGGTCTCCACCGATGACCTCGACCGCCACCTGGGCGGCATCGCCGCGATCATGGAAAGCCACTTCCGCTACGAGGAACAGCAACTCCTCACGGTCCTCGAAGGCCTCGAACTGGACGCTGCCGTGACCGACGTGCTCGGCCCATTGTGA
- a CDS encoding CsbD family protein gives MGIDDKVDAKGDKLKGKVDEVIGKVTDDESRVVKGKMEQAEGSVKDTVADVKAHLKDSAEKSDDDRRDDADTL, from the coding sequence ATGGGCATCGACGACAAGGTCGACGCGAAGGGCGACAAGCTGAAGGGCAAGGTCGACGAGGTCATCGGCAAGGTCACCGACGACGAGTCTCGCGTGGTGAAAGGCAAGATGGAGCAGGCGGAGGGGAGCGTGAAGGACACGGTCGCCGACGTGAAAGCCCACCTGAAGGACAGCGCCGAGAAGTCGGACGACGATCGTCGGGACGACGCGGACACGCTCTAG
- a CDS encoding chaperone modulator CbpM: MSSPFLPVIPPRLDLGMVAIAAGVHPDLVRRFYELGLIPARADGSGRLWFAPDAPEQVRRVVRLHADLSLNYAAIALVVDLLGRIDVLEGRRSVIRSGKETPPWT, encoded by the coding sequence ATGAGTTCCCCGTTCCTTCCGGTGATCCCACCCCGTCTGGACCTCGGGATGGTTGCGATCGCCGCCGGCGTCCATCCCGACCTGGTGAGGCGGTTCTACGAACTCGGGCTGATCCCCGCCCGAGCCGACGGGTCGGGTCGGCTGTGGTTCGCGCCCGACGCGCCGGAACAGGTACGACGCGTCGTCCGGCTGCACGCCGACCTGTCGCTCAACTACGCCGCCATCGCCCTCGTCGTCGATCTCCTCGGTCGGATCGACGTGCTCGAGGGACGGCGATCGGTGATCCGCTCCGGAAAGGAGACTCCGCCATGGACATGA
- the dnaK gene encoding molecular chaperone DnaK has protein sequence MAKAVGIDLGTTNSVIAVWEGGEAKVIPNAEGARTTPSVVAFTDTGERLVGQLARRQAILNPKGTISSAKRFIGRSFDEIQEEAKAVGFDIAAGPNGEARFNVRGKLYAPEEISALVLRKLADDAGKFLGEKVTEAVITVPAYFNDAQRTATKDAGRIAGLDVLRIINEPTAAALAYGLDKKEHETVLVFDLGGGTFDVSLLDVGDGVVEVRSTAGDTHLGGDDFDRRIVDYLADEFQKENGIDLRQDPQALQRLFEAAEKAKVELSTVSQTQVSLPFITADAAGPKHLTTTLKRATFDNITADLVERCLGPVRQAMEDAKVTENDIDEVILVGGSTRIPAVQNLVKRLTGGKDPNMTVNPDEVVAIGAAIQAGVLKGEVSDVLLLDVTPLSLGVETRGGVMTTIIERNTTIPARRSEVFSTAQDDQDSVEIVVLQGERERAADNRVLGRFQLTGIRPAPRGEPQIEVTFDIDANGILNVTARDKDTGAEQGITISGTTTLDQAEIERMVREAEEHRAEDQQLREDIDARNELDAAAYRVERALAEHGEAVPAHERSRAEMLIGQARDAVGREVPASEARELTSELQQMDAALSVARPPQGTSSSGGAAETDDSDDDVVDADFDRN, from the coding sequence ATGGCCAAAGCAGTCGGCATCGACCTCGGCACCACCAACTCGGTGATCGCGGTATGGGAGGGAGGCGAGGCGAAAGTCATCCCGAACGCGGAAGGAGCCCGTACGACTCCGTCTGTCGTCGCGTTCACCGACACCGGTGAGCGACTCGTCGGGCAGCTCGCCCGGCGGCAGGCGATCCTGAACCCCAAAGGCACGATCTCCTCGGCCAAGCGCTTCATCGGGCGCTCCTTCGACGAGATCCAAGAAGAGGCCAAAGCGGTCGGATTCGACATCGCGGCCGGTCCGAACGGCGAAGCCAGGTTCAACGTGCGGGGCAAACTGTATGCGCCGGAGGAGATCAGCGCGCTCGTCCTGCGCAAGCTGGCCGACGATGCCGGGAAGTTCCTCGGCGAGAAGGTGACGGAGGCTGTCATCACGGTCCCGGCGTACTTCAACGATGCCCAGCGCACGGCGACGAAGGATGCCGGGCGCATCGCCGGTCTGGATGTGCTCCGCATCATCAACGAGCCGACGGCGGCGGCGCTCGCGTACGGGCTGGATAAGAAGGAGCACGAGACCGTTCTGGTCTTCGACCTCGGCGGCGGCACCTTCGACGTGAGCCTGCTCGATGTCGGGGACGGCGTCGTGGAGGTGCGGTCGACGGCGGGTGACACGCACCTCGGCGGAGACGACTTCGACCGCCGCATCGTCGACTACCTCGCGGACGAGTTCCAGAAGGAGAACGGCATCGATCTCCGGCAGGACCCCCAGGCGCTCCAGCGACTGTTCGAGGCGGCCGAGAAGGCGAAGGTCGAACTCAGCACGGTGAGCCAGACACAGGTCAGCCTGCCGTTCATCACGGCGGACGCCGCAGGTCCGAAGCATCTGACGACCACGCTCAAGCGCGCCACGTTCGACAACATCACCGCCGATCTGGTCGAGCGCTGCCTCGGCCCCGTGCGTCAGGCGATGGAGGACGCGAAGGTCACCGAGAACGACATCGACGAAGTCATCCTCGTCGGCGGTTCGACGAGGATTCCCGCGGTGCAGAACCTGGTCAAGCGGCTCACCGGGGGCAAGGACCCCAACATGACCGTGAACCCGGACGAGGTCGTCGCCATCGGCGCGGCCATCCAGGCGGGAGTCTTGAAGGGGGAGGTCAGCGACGTCCTCCTGCTCGACGTGACGCCGCTCTCGCTCGGGGTCGAAACGCGTGGTGGGGTGATGACGACGATCATCGAACGCAACACCACGATCCCCGCCCGCCGGAGCGAGGTGTTCTCCACCGCCCAAGACGACCAGGACTCGGTCGAGATCGTGGTGCTCCAGGGCGAGCGCGAGCGCGCAGCGGACAACCGCGTCCTCGGTCGGTTCCAGCTCACCGGCATCCGGCCCGCTCCCCGTGGCGAGCCCCAGATCGAGGTCACGTTCGACATCGATGCGAACGGCATCCTCAACGTCACCGCCCGTGACAAGGACACTGGAGCGGAGCAGGGCATCACGATCAGCGGCACCACGACGCTCGACCAGGCCGAGATCGAGCGGATGGTCCGCGAAGCCGAGGAGCACCGTGCGGAGGATCAGCAGTTGCGCGAAGACATTGACGCCCGGAATGAGTTGGATGCTGCCGCATACCGGGTCGAACGGGCCCTCGCGGAGCACGGCGAGGCGGTTCCGGCGCACGAGCGGTCGCGCGCCGAGATGCTGATCGGGCAGGCGAGGGACGCCGTCGGGCGCGAGGTCCCCGCGTCCGAAGCGCGAGAGTTGACGAGCGAACTGCAGCAGATGGACGCCGCCCTGTCCGTCGCCCGACCACCCCAGGGAACGTCCTCGTCCGGCGGCGCAGCCGAAACCGACGACAGCGACGACGACGTCGTCGACGCCGACTTCGATCGGAACTGA
- a CDS encoding DnaJ C-terminal domain-containing protein, translating into MADDYYQLLGVPRSADAKEIQRAYRKLARTYHPDVNKQPGAEDRFKQISEAYHVLSDPESRAQYDRFGPDFRHYAGAEREYASQGAGGARGGGRTRARPGASGFSWSSAQAGAGPGGASVDWDDLFGDVFGSMRGMDSEAELELSVDEAFRGGPRTIILSGPDGDRQTFEIQIPPGTLDGQRIRVSGGGRAGRQDGGAGDLVITVRVRSDKRLRLDGKNIEMDLPISPWEAALGANVSTRAPGGPITVRVPAGSSSGRRLRLKGQGMPQPNGKPGDLFARVKIMVPPRINDRERELFEQLKRESSFDPRSSS; encoded by the coding sequence GTGGCCGACGACTACTACCAGCTCCTCGGCGTCCCGCGATCGGCCGACGCCAAGGAGATCCAGCGGGCCTACCGCAAGCTGGCGCGAACGTACCATCCGGACGTCAATAAGCAGCCTGGCGCCGAGGACAGGTTCAAGCAGATCAGCGAGGCGTATCACGTGCTCAGCGACCCCGAGTCGCGAGCGCAGTACGACCGGTTCGGACCGGACTTCCGCCACTACGCGGGGGCGGAGCGCGAGTACGCCTCGCAGGGCGCCGGTGGTGCACGCGGCGGAGGCCGCACCAGGGCCCGGCCGGGGGCATCGGGGTTTAGCTGGTCGAGCGCGCAGGCGGGAGCCGGCCCGGGTGGCGCGTCAGTTGACTGGGACGACCTGTTCGGCGACGTCTTCGGGTCGATGCGCGGGATGGACTCCGAGGCCGAGCTCGAACTGAGCGTCGACGAGGCCTTCCGCGGCGGCCCGCGGACGATCATCCTGTCCGGGCCGGACGGCGATCGCCAGACGTTCGAGATCCAGATCCCGCCGGGCACCCTCGACGGGCAGCGCATCCGGGTCTCCGGTGGAGGACGTGCCGGAAGGCAGGACGGCGGGGCCGGAGACCTGGTCATCACGGTGAGGGTCAGATCCGACAAGCGCCTCCGCCTCGACGGCAAGAACATCGAGATGGACCTGCCGATCTCCCCCTGGGAGGCCGCGCTCGGGGCCAACGTCTCCACCCGCGCCCCGGGAGGCCCGATCACCGTCCGTGTTCCGGCCGGTTCGTCGAGCGGCCGACGGCTGCGGTTGAAGGGCCAAGGCATGCCTCAGCCCAATGGGAAGCCGGGCGACCTGTTCGCGAGGGTCAAGATCATGGTGCCGCCACGGATCAACGACCGCGAACGCGAACTGTTCGAGCAGTTGAAGCGCGAATCCTCCTTCGATCCGAGGTCGTCATCATGA